CAGTTAGTAACTCGATCGCGGCATGCATCGTTGGTTTGGGTAGGTCGGTTTTCAACCCCCTTCTACGCGCCCTTAGATCCAAATCAATCAATCCACGATCGTAAGTAAGTTGCACGGACAGCGAATTATGGCTATAATCGATTAAATGTAACGTATTTAACTCTGTGCTAACGCTAAGCGTTACTCCCCACGAACGGGAGTtcctttctttaaattttctgTTCCTGATGGACAACACACTTCCGATTAGCTTGCATTAAATCTCctacattttatcaatttgtCACGCGTGATCGTGATACGCAATCCCGTCCTCACTGGGTAATTGTGTGTATACATTGCTACGCTGCTCAATTATCGCAATTGAAATGTAGTTACCTACATTTGATAGCAATCACTCTCTTCATTACGCGATCCTTGCCGTGCGTTGCAATAGTATCGGGCCGGTACGAAAGTCACCAGAATGTTTCATAATGATGGCAGCACGCGTACACTTCCCAAACGGCTGCACGAGTGCCTCCGCCCGGTTACACGACGACAAAGCCTGACCCTAATTGGACGTCGTCCAAAAGAAGAGATCACCAGGTAATCGTACCTGTTGATGGCAAAATTGTTCCTCATTTAGTCATCTGTACGGTGAAATTATGGACCTCGGCAACCAATAGCGAGGGAAGCGACCAAGATTGCTCAATGTGAGCACGGTAATTCCGTCGAAAAACCGGAACCACGGGTTGCAACGGGGTTGACCATCGGTCGACCATCGACGGGAGTCAATGTTGCTGGGTATGCAGTGTCTGCTAGGCTTGCGGGTCtgcatgtttgttttactCCACTGCTAATGATCTCATCGCTTGTGCCACCGCGGGAAGGGGTCTCTCGGTGTATGCGAGTCTTCTAAGGTTGCGAGAATGCAACTCTTAATACCATGTCGGGCATGGACCACTGCCGCAAATGCACCTTCCTTCGCTACCTTCGTTGCGGGTTACGCTCTAGCACTCTTCAGGACACAACCGGTATGGTAATGAAATGGTGGACGATAGTTTAACTGCGCAAATAGCACCGCTGTCTAGTGCTGTTGCACCCGCGCACCCGCCTTCCTCAAAGGTCactagtgtgcgtgtgtatgtgtttttgtttgtttgtttgttgcggtCTTAGACATTCCTTCAGTGGTGGGCCATCACCGAAGGGCTGTCACAGTGCTCTATCCGGGTCCGTCGACGGATGGATGCGTTAATTTGCGGAAGATAAATACGATAGCTACCaattagaaaataattaattatatacTTTGTTAGACTGTACGTAGAAAGAAAGATCTTGACGTACCTATGGACAGTGTGAAGGCAATTCAAACTACACTGGACACATATCCGCATCAATAAGCTCTATAAGAACTGCAAAAAAGAGGGATTTTTTAAGTGTGTTTCATTTGGCACACAGCAAATTTTGATGTCATTGCTGCACCtctcaaaacaaacaagtcaTGTACTTGTCGTGTACTTGTGGTTGATGATATCCTTAGACATTGTCACCTTCAGAGTTTGCGGTGGCTACTTAAACCCTCTTCGTTCAGGGCTATGATTCGGCTATATGTACGTCGTTTATGAGTTTGCGATTCATAAAACAATCAGTTCAAGGAAAACCTTAAATACTGTAGATAGGGTTCACAAGTCCTGTGTAACTATGGGCATATGTAATAATATTCGTTAAAGAAAGGATTGAAAAGATATTACtcaaaataaaccatttgaaTAAGAACCGGaataaatgtgtaaaataCGCTTGTTGTTAtaagttaatttaaattttccataataaaaaactaaatatttcaaccatAATGATTTAGTTGAAGATACTAATAATTGACAGTTTTAGCTGTCATTTTGACAGATGTCAAATTATCTGTGGAGCTGTATTGATGtttgtcaaaacaaaaaaaaactatttccaaCGTGATAGTACTGTTCTTATtactgttttttgttaatactaaCGTTTCGTATCGTGTGTACTACGCTTCGGTTTATTACATTGTTGTATGCAGTATGTAGATGATTTCAGCATGCAACTAACAACTGCAGATCAGTCAGATTGGCATGCAAAGTGGTAAATATGTTATtgaatgtataaaatgtgttATACCAGCAAGAAAATGAGTATCTCTGGGTATACTACTGTCGATATGATCCGCAActgtagtttttgtttgttgtttgaatgTACTACTTATATGTGCAATTGATTACGTGTCAGCATTGATTAATcgtgatgtttgttttattactaatCATAAGAACGGTTTAGTACCATATCTTTAAATTTTCACTAATCACGTTTTCCGCATTGTGTTGATTacttattaaaaaatttaaatgcttttttcGTAGTTGTTTAAGTTCCATTTTGACAACGTTGTGTTCTTTAGTCCTTCGCCGCAGAGTACTTCGAACGGGTTGATCTGTTATTGCAGCTGCTCCTAATTtccaactaaacaaaaaaaacagcttacAGCAACCGTAACGATGCGAAATGTGTTCGATTTTAATGCTCTATAGTTAGagtagtgtttttgttttgttttctatcttTTATTACGATCTTTTAATACCTCCCTCTACTCGCACACTGTCTAAGTTTCGTGTTTTAGTaacatgtttttattgtttgttttactttaatgcACATTTCTCCCCCCGAATGCTTGAATTGGCGCGCTTCTAAAGGCACTGAATCGGTGCGATTCGATGGGATCCTTGGGCCACCGTTCGCTCCTACAGTACCTGGAAACGGATGATCTAGCTGGACTAAAATCATTCCTTGGCACCCGCCACCTGCAGGTCGACGATCGAGATGAGGTAGGCCACTGTCAATGCTTGTCCTTATAGATGGTGCTCATAGACCCACGACACTTCGGTATTGCTTTCAGAATAACACAACGGTGCTGATGGTCGCTAGCGGCCGCGGTGCGTCCCATTTCGTGAAGGAACTGCTGTCCCGGGGAGCCGATGTGCAGGCACAGGATCTGGACAACTGGACGGCGCTACACTTCGCTGCCAAGGCCGGTCACGTCAGTATCGTCGAGATACTGCTGGACAATGGGGCCGAACTGGAACACCGGGATATGGGTGGATGGACGGCACTTATGTGGGGCTCGTACAAGGGTCACACCGGTGTGGTGGCGCTACTGTTACAGCGTGGTGCCGATGTGCAGGCACACGGCAACTACCATCTCAATCCCCTGCTCTGGGCATCCGGTCGGGGTCACACGGAAATCGTGCGACTGCTGGTCAATACGGGCGGTGCGAAGGTGAATGTAGGTGATAAGGTAAGTTCAGCAAACCGATTGTACCACACCTATGGGAAATCGTGACTTGTTTGTGTGCGGGACACACTGTCACAATAATATTGAACATGTAATACAAAGTCTCTCGTTCGTCGACATGAAATATAACTGTAAGAATCGagtaatataaaaaacatttGCCTGCAAGACATCAATTCTTGCTGATTGTTGATAGCATcaaatcacatttcaaattcatTTCTTGAAATCGAAATTCCAACATACCGATTCTTGCGATCGCCATGTCTTATTGAAACCACATCTCGACCGAGTCAATATCATCCATAATTTCcaaaaatccattaaaaacAGCAACCATAGTCCATTCACGATCTCCGTTGACCTCAACGCAATCTCCGtcctcattttttcttttatttttataaatatggTCCGATGATGCCACCACCGTGTTAAACCGGTGCATTTTTTCTAGATGTAATGAAGTCTTGTAGCATCAGCTGTGGATTGTTGTTTCTCCATATCTGGTAATTTTGGTTATTGGCAAATCCGTTAAGCCAAAACTGAGCCTCATCGCTGAACGAAAATTGGTGACAAAATTCTCTCCAAGTTGCGCGAATCGAAGTAtggatttttatgaaatttgatttaaaattcagTTACGGTTTGGGAAAATGATGTTTATCATAGTGTATATATTACTAAGTTACCATAAATgtgtaatatttaataaattatttacaattgCATTACAAAAGATACAAATAGTCGTTAACAAAGTTACGGctatttgaaaaatgaatcttAGTGAATGGTAGTGGTTATAGTTAGGTTTATATTGGGTTTATGAATTGAAGAATTTACTTCCGACTTACTTAAACTGTGTAATATCTTCTCTCCCTAGTACGGGACTACGCCGTTGGTATGGGCCTGCCGGAAGGGAAGTACGGAGATAGTGGATGTCCTGTTAAAAGCGGGTGCCAATGTCGACACAGCTGGCATGTACTCGTGGACACCGTTGCTGGTAGCGGTCAGTGGTGGCTTTCAGGAATGCGTTTCCCTGCTGTTGGAGCGCAAACCGAACGTGAACGCGCTGGACAAGGACGGCATGACGGCACTATCGATTGCTTGTCGCGAAGGGTTGACCGAGATAGCGTCGGCACTGATCGCGGCTGGTGCGTACCTGAATGTGCAGGATCGTGCCGGTGACACACCGCTAATCAATGCCGTCAAGGGCGGCCACCGGAGTGTGGTCGAGATTCTGATGAAGCGCCACGTAGACGTGGACATACAGGGCAAGGACAAGAAGACGGCACTATACACGGCGGTCGAGAAGGGTCATACGGCGATCGTAAAGCTGATACTGCAGTCCAACCCGGACCTGGAGCTATCTACCAAAGACGGCGATACGGCACTGTTGCGGGCCGTCCGCAACCGCAACCTGGAGATTGTGCAAATGCTGCTGGAACGCAAAGCGAAGGTGGGCGCGACGGACAAGCGGGGCGATACCTGCTTGCACGTGGCAATGCGTGCGCGCTCGAAAGCGATCGTGGAAGCGCTGCTAAGCAACCCCAAGTACGGCCAGCTGCTTTACCGTTCGAACAAGGAAGGTGAAACACCGTACGCAATTGATGCGACACATCAGAAAACGATCCTAGGGCAGGTTTTCGGCAACCGGCGACTGAACGCCAACGAAGACTCGGAGGGTATGCTTGGGTACGGGCTGTACTCTTCGGCACTGGCGGACGTGCTGAGCGAACCGACCCTTACCACACCGATCACGGTTGGGCTGTACGCGAAATGGGGCAGTGGCAAAAGCTTCCTGCTGACGGAACTGCGCGACGAGATGAAAAACTTTGCCCACTCGTGGTCGGAACCACCGATCGACGCATCGTGGCTGTTCTTTCTCATCAGCCTGCATCTGGTAATTGTGATCGGTACCGTGGTAGGGCTGGCCACGTGGAGCTACGTGTGGGGCATCGTTACCGGTGCCATCCTGCTGGTGCTCATCTACTTTACGGACATCCTGTTCAAGTTCCTCGATCGCCGTTACGATCTCGAATGGCTGTACTCGCTTAACTACGGTCTGTCGCGAAAGCTCGGTCGGTTACGGCTGATACTGCAGGTCGCCTTCTGCCATCCACCGGGTCCGCAGAGTGATCAGCAACCGATGCCGGTACGGTTTCACTTTGCCGAAGCGAGCGGTGCTGCACCGAACGGTGATGCGGCAGTGGCCCTAATGCTGGCCTCTTTGTTCGATGCGATCGAAGCACACTACGGTTCGCTGGCGACCGGGCTTTATCGTGCCTTTCGACCGAAACCCTGTAAGTATACCCAAAAACCGATCAGCAGGAGCAGTATGAAATAAGCTTTATCCTCTGTCTACTTCTAGTAAAAGCTTCCGGTGGATGGAAATGGCGCAAAATGTGCTGCATGCCGGTGGTGCTAATGTTTGAATTGGGAACGTTAGGCATTCTGGCTACCGCTTCCCTGTCGATCGTGTATTCTGAATACGGCGTGGATGAACGCGATGAGATAGCGGTGGCAATTTACATCCTGCTCGGTATTCTGCTAGCCGGAGCCATCGCTAACCTGCACGCCTGGTCGAAACTGATCGGTGCCTTGTTTATGTCACAGGGCAAACACCTCAAGCGTGCCTTCAACAGCAACGAAGCGGCCCCACTAACCGCACTCGGTGCCGAAGTGAGCTTAATGACGGATATGGTACGCTGTCTGGACGCGTTTACCGGCCAGCAAAGTCGACTGGTCGGTGTGGTCGATGCGCTTGACTCGTGCGATACCGAGCGAACGCTAACGATTTTAAACGCCGTACAGACGCTGCTATCCGCACCGCAGCGACCGTTCGTACTGCTGCTAGCGGTTGATCCGCACGTTATTGCCAAAGCGGCGGAAGCCAACAGTCGCCGGCTGTTTACCGAGGGTGGAATCGGTGGGCACGATTTTCTGCGCAACCTGGTCCACCTGCCGGTGTACTTGCAGAATTCCGGCTTGCGAAAGGTGCAACGGGCACAGAACACCGCCATGTCGGCTTACCGGCGTGCCATGCCGGATCTGAGCCGGGACGATGATCAGCCGCACCTGGGCCATTCAGCATCGGCACGGCGGCTGTCAAACGCGTCGGAAATCATGTCATCGCAGGAGAAGCTACGCGCAATGCCGAGTTCGTCGCGCGGTGGAAGCAAGAAGCTGCGCGTGTCCGACTCGATTGCCAGCTCGATCGGTTCCAATCTGCACAAGCTCGGCCAAAATCCGCCGGTAGATCTGTCGAAAATCATTCTCACCGATGACTACTTCAGCGATGTTAATCCGCGAAGCATGAGGAGACTGATGAACGTTATCTATATTACTGGTAAGTGGTACCTGAATAGGATTGTCTTATGGTTTAATAACCATGccattcttttccttttttcgatGCGCAGTCCGCTTGCTGAAGGCCTTTCAGATAGATTTCAGCTGGTATCGATTAAGCTCGTGGATAAATCTCACTGAACAGTGGCCCCTGCGGGCTAGCATGATCGTGCTGGAACACGACCAAGCCGGTGATAGTTTCGACGACTCGGTCTCACTTCAAGCCGTGTACGATAAGTAAGTAGTATGGATAGTGACAACAGCTACAGCATCGATTAACTGTATCGAATAAATGTTTCAGGGTGCGTCCAAAACTAACGTGCCTGCGGGAAGCAGCAACGTTGCTCGATCTGGATCGTGACGAACGTAAGCTGGATGCCTTTCTGCAGCTTCACAAATCCGACCTGCTCGTGTCCGATCTTCGTATCTTTTTACCATTCACCATCAACCTCGATCCCTATCTCAGAAAGGTGCTTAAGGAGGATCAGCAAGCGCTGGAAGACGAAGGAATCATCATACCCATGAAGACGGTCCTGCCACCAACTAAACCGGCCGGATTTATGCCGCATCATCATCGGGCGCAAGGTGGCAGCTTGCTGCAACCGACACCGCAACATCCTAGCAATCTTACCAACTGGCCAAACTTTTACAACCCGCAACCGCAGGCAATGGCACTGATGAGCTATTACAATCAAAACTGGGCCAACTTCCTAAACCCCGGTGCGAATGCGCTCATCGGCGATCCTATGAACAAACCTGGTACGGTTCCCGGTGGACCTATAATAACGGAACATCCTACGTACGATCAGCATTCCACATTGGCCGGAACCGGTGGTAGTGGTCGGGGTAAGGGCGCGAGCAACAACCACAAATCCACCAATGGACTGGCGACATCGCCACCAATCGATATCGACCTGACAAACGTACAGCTTTCCACCCTAACGGTGGAGCAGCTAATTGATCTGCTCGGCCAGGTGAACGATCTAAAGCCGACAATGGAGCGTACAGCGCCGATATTACGCGAGAACGCCATTTCCGGTCGGGTGCTGATGTACTGCAATCTGGAAGAATTAAAATCCGTGCTTCGTCTCAGCTTTGGACACTGGGAAATGTTTAAGCTGCTGGTAACCGCACTAAGGGAATCGACCATTTCCCAACCATCGAGCCGAAAGCTCTCGAAGACTACATCGTTCGCGAAGGGAACGAACGATACGGTGGAGCTGCAGGAACCGATTGCCCAATCGACACCACCGTTCGGTTCCGCGTCGAGTAGCTTCCAGCCGATACGGCAAAAGTCCCAAAATTTGCTAGAAAAACAGGTAAGGATCCTTCTCGTAAACGAACTgatgaacaaaacaagaaaaagcgTAACTGAtcgtaaattttaataattattccaTCAACCCAAACTCCCGCCACTACACGCGTACTCAAACACGTACTAAAATGCACATGTGCGCACGAACATGCGTAACATTTTGTGTTGCGTTTGTGTTGCGTCTGCCACCAAACCGAACCACactcaacaaacaaacaaccaaacctTTACTCCACTGTGTGCTGTAACGAAATGTGTACCACCGAAACCATCGGTTAAATAATGAAACctttaaattaacaacaaataaattggCTACTActacaaaacaatacaaacttCTTACACcataaaatacacacaaacacacgtactCATACAATACGAAACACTATCGCACTATGCGCATACCGTGTGTTTGCGCAACCACGCTGTGCGtgtccctgtgtgtgtgtgcgtgtgtctctCTCTCGGAAATGCAGCCAGCAAAAGTGCATGATTACGAATATCTGCAGGTAACGTCCGACTCTTTTCGGAATTCCACTCTGTGTCTAATATTACCTTTCTCCCACGTGCAAGATGCTGTGAATTAATGATCCCACTtcgtatattttttgttgttgtgttccgTTCTGTTGTTAATGTATCCTCCGTATCATTCCTGTTTACCGTTTGCTGTACTTCGTTTTTGTTACTTTATCCCATGTTGTATACTACTCTAGTTTTCTAGTTCGTGAGTCAGTGTGTAATGCTACACTTTCTGTTTTcttattgttttccttccacGTTTCCACAGATTTAACATGGTGTTAGGAACTAACGTCTGCTCAAACGAGTTtggagcgatttttttttcgttgatttCGTGTAACTTctttgggaaatttaaaatcaagcaAGGGTACaatacaaataattaaaattttattccttCTCCGTTTGTTTAAATGCTTCTCAAAGAAATCCACTAAAATGGAACtgttcttttccctttttttcaacacttttttgTGCCCTAAGAAtgcttttgatgttttgctaCTCTGACAGACTTTAATGAGGGTTTCAACATacggtgttttttgtttccttttttggtgtgttgatTTTGTGCGAAATTCTGTTACGTATAACCCACATTGTTCTGTTTTCTATGTTAAAATCACTTTGTACCTAATCGGCACTGGGTGTGTTTGCACTGATACACTTACTTttgtgaattttaattaatttaatactgTAGTAATGAAGTTTAAATTATGAACAGCTATAAAGCTGTATAGCTCGATCTGTATAATTGTTTGGTTGTCTTTGTCTAATCGGAATCTGTGTGTTAAACCGTgtctttaaaatgaaaaaaaggtaaaatggCAGCATTTTTAAACTGCCATTCGTGAACTTCGAAAACCTTTATTTGGGGATTTACAGTCATGTGCTCAAAGTTTTACCGGAAAGTTCGTCGCTTCcacgttgaagtctttcgttgtGAATCGTGTGAACCATCGCCTCATCGTTTGTACTTTGTCAACCACATTTGGGAACAAATTTTAACAACTATCAGTGTACCACCTGTTTTGGTGCTGTGAGAGAATATTACTTTGAAGCCGATTATAAAGATTTACATTAAAATACCTTAACAGTAATTAAAATACTCGATTAGATTAtctataaaatattgaaaatgaagaaaaataaacctcaACGTTTGAGGATATGTACAAAACTTCATATTAGAACACTGGAAAAGATTGTTAGAAAAGATTTTGGTCAcactgttgtgttttgtgtctgTATATCCACTGTTATATGTCGTATGGCGTTGCATTTTCTATTCTGTTCTACCAACTGTCCTTTATAGTGATTGTTAGTTTGTTTCCCTCTACTTTCTTTCATATAAACCTAGTCTGAAAAGTGTCCCTGTTGGGTAGCGAACGGGACGATACTAAGCGTGAAGCATTAAATTAacgtatattttttgttttcttctacgACTTTCCTTTCCGCTCCATTTCCACGCCACCGCGCTACGCCACGCACTGTCTGGTTCGGTTCCTGTTGACCCGATCAACCGATTCGTAGGTGACGCTCGAGGAGCAGATGATCTGTGGCGCGCTGCAAACACTCAATGAGGACGCGTTCGAGGATGTGGTCAGCAGTAGCGAGCGGCCCAGCCCAACCGGTGAGATGTTTAGCCAGTACCTGGCGCCAATAAGGGAAAGCTCGGAAATCGGTTCACCGCCTCGCCTCACTTACAACCTTACTAACCCAAACCTGACCGATCTTGCCACCAGCAACGGTACGCTGAACGGGGACGACAGTGGTGTCGGTGGGGGCCACCTCGGTCCAACACCACGGTCCGGTTCCGGCCGGCACAGTCGCTCCCACAGCTTGCATGACGATGCATCGCTCACCAGCATTGTGGTCATTCCCACCTTCCTAACCACGTCccccagcaccaccaccaccaccggcaaCATCAACGACACCAAGCTCTAATTCACGGTGAATCGATTCTGCACCCGGAATGCCGACCCGACCCACCAGCAAAATGGTCACCATTTTGGTGATcgctgttgttgatgttgttgttatttcgttgttgtggttgttgttgttgatgatggtgatgttgTTGTGTTCTGCCGTTTTGGGTATTGCTGTTGTTTGATGtgctttaaaacaaacaaaagaaaaacgaaaacaaaaaacttacaTTCCAACACCGTAGCATGTGCAAATATGGTgcgaacacacacactagcttatctttaaaaattggaaaaacagGAATGGAACGAATAGAATTGGAATCTAACCAAACCTTTCATGCACATCGCGCAATCCACGCAACACACACAATCCCATATCCGGCGAGAATGCGTTAGTAAAATAGGACGAActagaaggaaggaagagtAGAATAATGTGAGGAAAaggtttgtttctttaactAAAGTATTACACGTTAGGTTGCGTCGCTCTTCTGTCGCGTGTGTGAACAACCGCCGGTTCTACCAAAGTGATACTATCCATTAGTGTGAGCATTAGAACAATTGAGGAGCTTAGGTACACCCCATTGCCCCTGTGTAGAACAATTATTACATGGTAAAGATGAGGATCGTAGGATCACCGGACACAGATGTAAGCAAATGAACAAAATCACAACACACGACTCCCGATCGGGCACACGCTCTAAACGTCTTAAAGTACAACGAGCGTACGAACGAACCAaaacccaacacacacacagagagacacACACTGTTCTTCCTAGTAGACATCCCATAGTGATAAGATAGAGAAATTGCTTAAACTATATTTAGACaattgtgtatgttttgccCGATCTAAGGAAAAGCATCTAAAATGAATCGTGCTGTAtagtgaaaaaagaatgatAACGAATGTGAACAAAGAAAGCTAAAAGTTAGCAAAAAAGTCGGTGTTGCGTGTTGCGTTTCTCTGTACTGATACCCTTTTTTATAACTACACTGATGTTTTGGATATGTTTGTGCGTTGCAGTGagaaatgattttctttatttacttattaagttttgtttttatttttatccttttaattgcttttattCCCATACGCGTGTTTCGTTTGCCCTTTTACTTTCTCTCATACTAATGGCATAATGATCAAGATAATTGGGGTGGGTGGCGtgggcgttttttttgcttggacTTTCGTACTGTATATACTGAGTGTGTTGTGCATTTTCGAGGTGTGGTGTGAAATGCTTCCGCTTTACCCTTTGCGCTCGTTCCcagttgttgttttatatACCCTACCTCCGTTCTCTGTTACGATACGCCGCTGCGTCCTTTCATCCACAGTCTCCGTCCGAAGCTCACCGATACCGGCACCGAAGCAGACGGCCTCAATCCTTAAACCGACCGGTAGCATACGGAAGGGTGACGCGAAACGTGTCACCATGTGCGATGCGGAGGGTAATGTGACGCCCACGTTTATTGAGGTGCTGAACGAGAAGCTTAACAGCAACAAATCGAACAAACTGACCGGTAAGTGAGATATGGCCGTGAGACTAACCACTTCCCTTTGTTCCTTTGTGGGACTGTTGGGACGTTTCACCCGATGCACCCTTCTCTCAATCTCACGTACTCTGCTTCGTACCTTTTTTCTATCGAATCTGCCCTCACTGTCACTCTGTGCTGCTGTaaacactactactactactacactACACTACTCACCCTATGGTGCAGGTTGAGGtaaattttcatccttttctACCCTACCACATCTAGCGTTAAGCGTGGGACAATTTTAACTAATTCGAATATCACAACTGGATGTTCGTCCTTTCTTGCTTTTGTTCGAACCGTTCACAGTTAAAAGACAGTACAGTTTCATAGAGCCGGACGTAAAGAAATGAACATCGCCACTGTCGGTTGTCTAGTGAGCAAGTAAATGTGGCACGGTGTGATCGAAACTCTGAAGTACATCCGGTTACTGTTTAGCTCAGGCAATAGTTTCTAGTCGCAGAATCTAGATTTTAAcgtttaaataaaactttatacTTTGATAATGGGTCGTTTCACTTATCTTGGCTGTACTGTAAGTATGGATATTGTAGTTTAATTTGTAACCacggttttccttttgttagTCAACAATGCTGTTTCTGAATAcccatggagacgcctagtacctTACTATGTAGAACACGTGTTGAAAAGTACAGTAAATCATCAGATTATACGGATCGGATGCAGTAAGATTTCAATCTCAGATCTTCATAGATAGTTTCACCTAAAATCTGTATTTATTAtggacatttttaaaataacttgTTACAAAGGACttgttttctaatgctttttttattttctcaatcCCGCCGCTCTAATGGTTGCtctaaaaagaaatattttattaa
The DNA window shown above is from Anopheles funestus chromosome 3RL, idAnoFuneDA-416_04, whole genome shotgun sequence and carries:
- the LOC125766948 gene encoding kinase D-interacting substrate of 220 kDa isoform X7 produces the protein MKVIGYDELILNVQRLKAYGRRITRSSKVHALNRCDSMGSLGHRSLLQYLETDDLAGLKSFLGTRHLQVDDRDENNTTVLMVASGRGASHFVKELLSRGADVQAQDLDNWTALHFAAKAGHVSIVEILLDNGAELEHRDMGGWTALMWGSYKGHTGVVALLLQRGADVQAHGNYHLNPLLWASGRGHTEIVRLLVNTGGAKVNVGDKYGTTPLVWACRKGSTEIVDVLLKAGANVDTAGMYSWTPLLVAVSGGFQECVSLLLERKPNVNALDKDGMTALSIACREGLTEIASALIAAGAYLNVQDRAGDTPLINAVKGGHRSVVEILMKRHVDVDIQGKDKKTALYTAVEKGHTAIVKLILQSNPDLELSTKDGDTALLRAVRNRNLEIVQMLLERKAKVGATDKRGDTCLHVAMRARSKAIVEALLSNPKYGQLLYRSNKEGETPYAIDATHQKTILGQVFGNRRLNANEDSEGMLGYGLYSSALADVLSEPTLTTPITVGLYAKWGSGKSFLLTELRDEMKNFAHSWSEPPIDASWLFFLISLHLVIVIGTVVGLATWSYVWGIVTGAILLVLIYFTDILFKFLDRRYDLEWLYSLNYGLSRKLGRLRLILQVAFCHPPGPQSDQQPMPVRFHFAEASGAAPNGDAAVALMLASLFDAIEAHYGSLATGLYRAFRPKPLKASGGWKWRKMCCMPVVLMFELGTLGILATASLSIVYSEYGVDERDEIAVAIYILLGILLAGAIANLHAWSKLIGALFMSQGKHLKRAFNSNEAAPLTALGAEVSLMTDMVRCLDAFTGQQSRLVGVVDALDSCDTERTLTILNAVQTLLSAPQRPFVLLLAVDPHVIAKAAEANSRRLFTEGGIGGHDFLRNLVHLPVYLQNSGLRKVQRAQNTAMSAYRRAMPDLSRDDDQPHLGHSASARRLSNASEIMSSQEKLRAMPSSSRGGSKKLRVSDSIASSIGSNLHKLGQNPPVDLSKIILTDDYFSDVNPRSMRRLMNVIYITVRLLKAFQIDFSWYRLSSWINLTEQWPLRASMIVLEHDQAGDSFDDSVSLQAVYDKVRPKLTCLREAATLLDLDRDERKLDAFLQLHKSDLLVSDLRIFLPFTINLDPYLRKVLKEDQQALEDEGIIIPMKTVLPPTKPAGFMPHHHRAQGGSLLQPTPQHPSNLTNWPNFYNPQPQAMALMSYYNQNWANFLNPGANALIGDPMNKPGTVPGGPIITEHPTYDQHSTLAGTGGSGRGKGASNNHKSTNGLATSPPIDIDLTNVQLSTLTVEQLIDLLGQVNDLKPTMERTAPILRENAISGRVLMYCNLEELKSVLRLSFGHWEMFKLLVTALRESTISQPSSRKLSKTTSFAKGTNDTVELQEPIAQSTPPFGSASSSFQPIRQKSQNLLEKQPAKVHDYEYLQVTLEEQMICGALQTLNEDAFEDVVSSSERPSPTGEMFSQYLAPIRESSEIGSPPRLTYNLTNPNLTDLATSNGTLNGDDSGVGGGHLGPTPRSGSGRHSRSHSLHDDASLTSIVVIPTFLTTSPSTTTTTGNINDTKL